ACGACCGTCCTAACCTGCCGCCCAATGCCTATCAGACGTTGGATGACAGCGGTCGACCGATTGTCGCCTTCACAATTCCGCTGATCGTCGAGGTCCGTAATCGCGATGAAATGGCTTTTATCCTTGCGCATGAAGCGGCCCATCACATCGAAGGGCATTTGATGCGGCAACGTCAGAACGCGACCGTGGGGGCTGCGGTCTTTGGACAGGTGGCAGGCTTGATCGGGGGGGCAAATCCGGATGCCGTGTTAGCAGCGCAAGAATTTGGTGCGGCCTTGGGGGCGCGGACCTATTCGAAAGACTTCGAACTCGAGGCCGACGCGCTAGGCACCATTATCACCGCAAAAGCAGGGTATAACCCGTTGCGCGGTGCTGACTTCTTTTTCCGTATCCCTGATCCGGGCAATTCGTTCTTGGGCACCCATCCGGCCAATGCTGATCGGGTCGCAATCGTACAGCGGACCGCCGCGCGGTTTGGTTTCTAGCTTTTGGATTGGTGGGCAAAAACGGGGTCAACGGGTTTGCGTAGGCGGATGATGATCGCGATGATGGAGATCACGATCCAAAAGATCTGGATCAACGCTGCGGCTAGGTTAAAGGCGCTCATGAGGCCGATCAGCACCATAGCGGCGGCCAATCCATTGATCATGAAATACAAGGCCTGATGGGACTGGATGCGTTGAACGGTCAAGAGCCCGTAATTCATCACGTATAAACCGAAGCCCGCGACGCCTATGGCGTCGAGAACTTCGGTTGGGATACTGCTAAAATACGTCATCGTTCTATGTGTCCTGTCAAAAAGAGCACCGTGAACAAGGAAGCAAATAGTCCTTTGGGAGGCCGTCCACGGTGCGGTATAAACACTGTAGAAACGGCCATCCTTGACGTCAGGTCAGGCAATCCTGACTTTCAGGGGAATGCAGGGTAAGGTTTCCCCGCCTTTTCGGAATGCGCTGTTAGATTGACGACATCGCACCGATCAAAATCGCGGCCCAGAAACAAGCTGACGCTGCCACGACAAACCCATGCCAGATCGCTGTCGTGTACTTTTTCTTACTGATGTAGAACAGAACGCCGACCGTGTAGGTCAGCCCGCCCGCCGCGATCAGCGCGATGACAGAGCCGGGCAACACAGGCCAGATCGACCAGATCAGCCCGACGCTGAGCCAGCCCATCACCAGATAAAGCGCCGGACCATAACGACCGGGTGTCTGCCAGAAGAACAGTTTTAGCGTCATGCCGATCAGCCCCAGCAGCCAGACAATACCAAGGATCGTATAAGCAAATGGCGTACCGACCATGACGACCAAAGGCGTATAGGTGGCGGCAATCTTAAGATAGATCGCGGCGTGATCAATCCGGCGCAGGATCGGGCGGATCGTGGGCCACGGCGTCATATGGTAAAATGCAGACGCGGCAAACGTCGTGATCAGCCCAACGCCATAAACCGCCAACGCGGTCATCTGCCACGCCGATACATCGCCCGCCGTCCAAACCATCAACAGGATCGTTCCGGTCAACGCGCCGATCACGCCAATTGCGTGCATGCTGCCGTCGGCAATACGTTCTGATTTCGCGTAGGTAGGGTACATCTGGGCCTCTTTATCGTTTGGCGGCAGGGTGCGACCCGCGAGGCACTGGGTCAATCGTTCCCTTAGGTCACAGCCTTGCGTTGGCGGCGCTTGTGCCAGCCATAGATCAGCGGGGCAACCACACGATCGTACAGAAACACGGTCGCGGGCCGGACGACGGGCCATGAGCACAGTGTCGCAAGCCACCCATAACGAGGCAAATCCCGCCACAGCAAGATGAACGCATCCATACCAACATAAATCTGACCATCGCGGCGCACATGAATGCGCTTTGCTGCATCATCCGGATCAATGCCCCAATCGGCGGCGTTGTCCTTCAGCGGTTGGAACGTCATCGGTAGATCGTCGCGATCCGCGATTTTAGCGTAATGGTCCATCTCGAACGAACAAACGGGACATTCGCCATTATATAATACGTCGGTCTTTGTCATAAGACACAGATACCGTCTGGGCAGCACCGGACAAGGGGGTGCGTCATTAAGACTATCATGAATGCGTTAACAGACCGTGGATCGAAATACGCGGTGTCTGGCGGACCTGTGACGACGCAGGACGACGCCAAGGCCTTTGTTAAGCAGCTGTGCCGCAACAAGAAATTCGCCAAGGCCACGCATAACACTTGGGCGGTGATCCTGCCGGACGGGACGCCGATCAAGAACGACGACGGCGAAAGCGGGGCGGGGATCGTGATCTTGCGGATGCTCGAACGCGAAGACCTGACGGGCCATATCATCGTTGTCACCCGCTGGTTCGGGGGCACAAAGCTGGGCGGAGATCGGTTCCGCCGTGTCCAAGATGCGGTCCGCGTCTATCTGGACGATTTGGCCTAAAACCAATTGTGATTTGCGTGCACAAGGCGTGCACAACCCGTGCACTGCGGTGTCGGGGTTGGCGGCGTTTGGGCGCGTCATTTGATCTAGCGCAAAGCGCAGCGTTTTCCGGCAGGGCAGGCTGACCCCACCAAAGGAGAACGCGATGGATACCAAACCAAACCTGAAACCCTTGGGCGCGGCCCGGGATCATTACTGGAAAGTGACCGATATGGCTGCCGCCGTGGGGGTGTCGTTAGCAGATGCTTGGGACAAGGGGGAGCTTTCGACAGCCGACCACGCAGCCATGATCAATCGGTGCCGCGGATGTACTGGCGTCGCGGCCTGCGGACGTTTGTTGGAGGACAAACCCACGCTCGACGCGGCGCCAAGCTATTGCGAGAATAAGGATGTGTTTGCGGGGTTGAAGGGTCGGTGAAAATTAGAAATTGATTAGCTTTTGAATTGGGCTGCAGTCACGAGTTTCCTTGTGTCTCATCCTTGGTAGTATACGTCACAAAATTCATGACCTGTCGCATCGCTAAATCCCCGCGAGGTGAAAACTGATGACCTGCTTTCCCCTCTTTGTCGAAAAAGAATTGCATT
The Rhodobacteraceae bacterium S2214 genome window above contains:
- a CDS encoding M48 family metalloprotease, with protein sequence MQTIRTPINMVRHLPLLLCGLLGACAVPIDRSGNTPDTIAKTPVEVSAPDPATIPEGSRAFARNAVRSFIEVIETVEPVAEAECRARAPQANCDFRIVVDDRPNLPPNAYQTLDDSGRPIVAFTIPLIVEVRNRDEMAFILAHEAAHHIEGHLMRQRQNATVGAAVFGQVAGLIGGANPDAVLAAQEFGAALGARTYSKDFELEADALGTIITAKAGYNPLRGADFFFRIPDPGNSFLGTHPANADRVAIVQRTAARFGF
- a CDS encoding hemolysin III family protein, with the translated sequence MYPTYAKSERIADGSMHAIGVIGALTGTILLMVWTAGDVSAWQMTALAVYGVGLITTFAASAFYHMTPWPTIRPILRRIDHAAIYLKIAATYTPLVVMVGTPFAYTILGIVWLLGLIGMTLKLFFWQTPGRYGPALYLVMGWLSVGLIWSIWPVLPGSVIALIAAGGLTYTVGVLFYISKKKYTTAIWHGFVVAASACFWAAILIGAMSSI
- a CDS encoding DUF393 domain-containing protein; this translates as MTKTDVLYNGECPVCSFEMDHYAKIADRDDLPMTFQPLKDNAADWGIDPDDAAKRIHVRRDGQIYVGMDAFILLWRDLPRYGWLATLCSWPVVRPATVFLYDRVVAPLIYGWHKRRQRKAVT
- a CDS encoding YigZ family protein; the encoded protein is MNALTDRGSKYAVSGGPVTTQDDAKAFVKQLCRNKKFAKATHNTWAVILPDGTPIKNDDGESGAGIVILRMLEREDLTGHIIVVTRWFGGTKLGGDRFRRVQDAVRVYLDDLA